The Halalkalicoccus sp. NIPERK01 region CTCGCTGTGCAGTTGGAGCGCCGGGACGCCGCGCTGGAGGAACGGCCAGTGGTCGCTGTAGGGGTGGGGATCGCGCGAGAAGGAGACCGGCTGACCCCACTCCCCGCAGACTCCCCGAACGAGATCCTCGATCCGCTCGGAACCGTGGGTGTACGCCTTCAGGTTTCGAAATCGCCCCGCCCCGTCGACGTTGACGACGGCCCGAACCGAATCGAGGGGGAGGGATTCGGCGAGCGCGTCGGCGCCCATCAGGCCGACCTCCTCGCAGCCGACGCCCGCGACCCGGACCCGGCAGTCGAGGTCCATCTCCGAGAGGAGGCGGGCCGCACCAGCGACCACGGAGATCCCACAGCCGTTGTCGAGCGCGCCCTCCGCGATGTCGTGGGCGTCGTAGTGGCCCACGAGAACGATCTCCTCCCCTCCCTCGCCGAGCGTCCCGTGGACGTTCTGGCTCGTCCCCTCCTCCGTACTCGCCTCGACGGAGAGTTTCGCCCGTCCGCCCCGCTCGGCGTAGTCGGTGAGCCACGCGCCGGTCTCCTTCGAAACGCCCACGCCGGGTGCGGCGGCCTCCCCGTTGAACCGCAACGCGCCCGTCGGCGGGAGCTGGCCGGGGACGTGGTTCGCGAAGACGAACGCCTCCGCGCCCGCCGCGACCGCGTGGCCGAACTTCTCCATGCGGTGGACGAACCGCCCCATCTCGGGGGGCGTGGTCGTGCTCGCGACGGCGATCTTCCCCGCGACGTCGGCGTCTTCGATCTCCCCGGGCGTGCCGTAGCCGACGTCGACCAGCTCGGCGCTCACCTCGCCGGCCGGCGAGTACGGCAGCGCGAGCGTCTCGAAGGAGCGCTCGACGGGATCGGTGACGGCGAGGGCCGCGCGACCCCGGTCCCAGCGCCACATCTCGAACTCCTCGATCTCGACGCCCTCGACGCCCCCGTCCTCGAAGGCGTCGGCGACGTGTTCTGCCGCCCGTCGCTCGCCGGGATGCCCCCCCATGCGCTCGGGGAGTTCGGTCAGCCGGGTCAGCAACTCCCACGCGCTGTCGTCGTGCCACGCCCGCCCCAGTAGCGTGTCGAGTTCCGTCATATCGGGTGCTCTCGCGCCCGTCACATGGTCGTTGCGTTGCGTTCGCGGCGAACCGCTAGTGTTTAGTCCGTACTGACACCTACCGTGTGCTATGAGTTCGGTTCCCGAACGCGGCCAGATCCCCGAGGAGTACACGTGGGACCTCGAGAGCATCTACGCCAGCGACGACGACTGGGAGGCCGCCTACGAGGCGATCGAGGATCGGATCCCGGACCTCGAGGCCTACGAGGGCCGGATCACGGAGGACGGCGAGACGCTGTACGACCTGCTCTCGCTGCGCGAGGAGGTGATGCGCGAACTCTCGCAGGTCGCCGCCTACGCGCGGATGCGCCGCGACGAGGACACCCGCAATCAGGAGTATCAGGCGCTGACCGCCCGCGCCCAGTCGCTTGCTTCGGAGGCGTCGAGCGCCGCGAGCTTCGTCGAGCCCGAACTGCAGGAGCTCTCGGAGGGCGAACTCGACGCGTTGATCGCCGAGGAACCCGCCCTCGAGGAGTACGACCACTACTTCGACGACGTGTTGCGGATGAAACCCCACACGCGATCGGCGGAGATCGAGGGTCTGCTCGCCGAACTGGGCGAGGTCACCGGCGCGTCGGGCGAGATCTACAACATGCTCTCGAACGCGGATCTGGAGTTCCCGGTCGTCGAGCGCGACGGCGAGGCCGTCGAGATCACGCAGGCGAACTTCACGAGGCTCCAGAAGAATCTGGATAGAGAGTTCCGCCGCGAGGTCTACGAGGGCTTCTACGACACGTGGGAGGACGTCAGGAACACGGTCGGCGCCGCGTACAAAAACAGCGTGAAGGCCGACGTCAAACTCGCGCGGGCGCGGGACTATGGGACCGCCCGCGAGGCGGCGATGGACGGGCCGAACATCCCCGTCGAAGTGTACGACAACCTCGTGGAGACGGTCCACGACCACCTCGATACGCTCCATCGCCACGTCGACCTCAAGCGCGAGGCGCTCGGGGTGGAGGAACTGCGGATGTGGGACGTCTACATGCCGGTCGCCGAGGGCGAGAGCCCCGACGTCGAGTACGACGAGGCCGCGAATCACGTCGTCGAGGCCGTCGCGCCGCTCGGCGAGGAGTACCAGTCGCGGGTCGCCGAAGGGCTCGACTCCCGCTGGGTCGACGTCTACGAGAACGTCGGCAAGCAGGCGGGCGCGTACTCCGGGGGTACGTACGACACCCAGCCGTTCATCCTGATGAACTACCAGGACGACATCCCCTCGATGTACACGCTGGCGCACGAACTGGGCCACTCGCTGCACTCGCAACTCACCAGCGAGCACCAGCCCTACGTCTACAGCGGCTACGAGATCTTCGTCGCGGAGGTCGCTTCCACCGTCAACGAGGCGCTGCTCACGCATCACCTCCTCGACACCGTCGAGGACGAGGCGTTCCGCCTGCACGTCCTCAACGAGTACCTCGAACGGTTCCGTTCGACGCTGTATCGCCAGACCATGTTCGCTGAGTTCGAACACCGCGCTCACGAGATCGAGGAGGAGGGTGGCGCCCTCACGCCCGACGCGCTCGACGACCTCTACGGCGACCTCAAGGCCGAGTTCTACGAACCCGCCGTCGTCGACGACCGGATCGCTCGCGAGTGGATGCGCATCCCGCACTTCTACCGGGCGTACTACGTCTACCAGTACGCGACGGGGATCAGCGCCGCGGTCGCGCTCTCGAAGCGGATCCTCGAAGACGGCGAACCCGCCGCCGCGGACTACCGGGAGTTCCTCCGATCGGGCTCGACCGAGTACCCCCTCGAACTGCTCGAGGTCGCGGGCATCGACATGCGCTCTCCCGAGCCGATATCCGAGGCGCTCTCGGTGTACGACGAGTACCTCGGGGAGATGGATTCGTTGCTGTAGGATCGGCCGCCACCCAAAGGCACTTTTGACGTGCTTTCCTAGAGTGGACATCAATGGCCCATAGCCCCTCTGTTCCCGATCGACCGCGCCTCGACATCGACTCCGAGATGCCCGAGGGCGAACAGCTCGCCGCCCTCCGCGAACACTACGTCGACCTCGTCAGGATCAACGACCAGCTCGAAGAGCGCATCGAGGACGCGACCGACCGCCGCGAGACGCTCCACGACCGCGTCGACTCGCTCGAACGCGAGAACGGCGCGCTCAAGACCGCCTCGTTGTACGTCGCCACCGTCGAGGAGTTCACCGAGGACGGGGCGATCATCAAACAGCACGGCACCAACCAGGAGGTGCTCACCGAGGTCGACCCCGCGCTCGCCGAGGGTCTCGATGCGGGCGACCGGGTCGCGGTCAACGACTCGTTCGGCGTCGAGACCGCCCTCGACGTCGAGACCGACGCCCGGGCACAGGCGATGACCGTCGACCGCAGCCCCGAGGTGTCCTACGCCGACATCGGCGGGATCGACGAGCAGATCCGCGAGGTCCGCGAGGCCGTCGAGGACCCGCTCACGAACCCCGAGCAGTTCGCGGAAGTGGGTATCGACCCGCCGGGCGGCGTCCTCCTGCACGGCCCGCCGGGGACGGGCAAGACGATGCTGGCGAAGGCCGTGGCGAACGAGACCGACGCCACGTTCATCAAGATGGCCGGCTCGGAGCTGGTTCAAAAATTCATCGGCGAGGGCTCGCGTCTCGTGCGCGACCTCTTCGAACTCGCCCGGGAACACGAACCCGCGATCGTCTTCATCGACGAGATCGACGCCATCGCCGCCACCCGGACGGAGTCGAAGACGTCGGGCGACGCGGAGGTCCAGCGCACGATGATGCAACTCCTCTCGGAGATGGACGGCTTCGACGAACGCGGCGAGATCCGCATCATCGCGGCGACCAACCGCTTCGACATGCTGGATCGCGCCATCCTCCGGCCGGGCCGGTTCGACCGCCTCATCGAGGTGCCCGAACCCGACGCCGAGGGCCGCGAGCGGATCGTCGAGATCCACACGGCCGAGATGAACGTCGCCGACGGCGTCGACTTCGAGGCGCTCGCGGCAGACACCGACGGCTTCAGCGGCGCCGAACTAGCGAGCCTCTGTACGGAGGCCGGGATGTTCGCGGTCCGTGACGACCGCACCGAAGTCACCAACGAGGACTTCGAGGAGGCCCTCCGGAAGGTCGCCACCGACGCCGAGAACGACACGCGCTACTACGTCTACTAGAATCGAACCCCCTTTGGTCCGCTCGGGCCGAGTTCGGGCATGGATATCCGTATCGTCCGGGGCGGGGCCACCGCCCCCACCGAGATGGCCTCGTACGACGCCGCCCTCGCCGGGGCCAACGTCCACAACTACAACCTCACGCACGTTTCTTCCGTGATCCCCGCCGACGCCAGCGTCGAGTTCGTCGACGCGGCGCCCGACCTCGGCCCCGTCGGAACGGGCCTCACCGTGGTCGAGGCGCGCGCGATGAGTTCCGAACGACCCGTGAGCGCCGCCCTCGCGTGGGCGAGAAGCGAGGAGGGCCCCGGCCTCTTCTACGAGGCGGCGGGCGAGGGATCGACCGACCGCGCCCGCGAGCGGGCGGAGCGCGGCCTCGAAGCCGGGATGGCGCTCAGGGAGTGGACGTTCCGCGACCCCGAAGCCGTCACCGCCCACGCCGAACCCGACGGCGGGTACGCGACCGCCGTGGTCCTCGCAGTCTACGGCCGGGGTCGACCGATCCGATAGGCACTCCATAACTATCGGTCTGTTTTCACATCTGTGTGTCATGAAGCGCAGACAGGTTCTCGGCGGCGTCGTCGGGATGGCCGCCCTCGCCGGTTGCCTCGGGAGCGCGCGGGAGACGTACCCGTGGCCGGTGATCGACGACGATGCCCTGGAGGGGTGGGGGCGACTGAGCGAACGGAGCGACGAGTACGAGGTCTCCTACCGGGGGATCGACGCGCTTTCGGTCCACGAGCGGACCTACACGTACGACTACACGGCGCTTCGCGAGTCGATCGCGGAGTTCTCCCGTGGCGAGGTCGACCGCAGCCTCGCGCGCTTCGTCGCCTCGCGCATGACCCTAGAAGGGATCGGCCGTCGCTTTGCCACCCCGGAACGCCTCGTCGACGACGCCATGCGCGGCGTCGAGTCGGGCTTTCGAGCGCGGGGGATCGAGGCGGTAGAGCGCGTCGACCCCGCCGACCCGCTCCCCGCGATGGACGGCGAAATCGTCGAGTACCGCGGTCTGACACCCCTGCCGCCGTTTTCGCGCGAGGTCAGCGCCCACGGCGTCTCGACGACGGTCGAGTTCTCGGGCCAGCCCCTCGACATGGAGGGCGTGTTCGCGGTCTGGAAGCCGGCGGTCGACACGGCGTACGTCGCCGGCGGCGTCTTTCCCCCCGAAGACGCCCTCGAAACGCTCGTTCCCGGCGTCTCCGGGGTCTCCCTCGCGAGCGTTCTCGATCTGGGGTTCGACCCCTCGACGTTGCGCGAGCAGGTCGTCGGACTCGTCGAGGCGACCGGATGAGGGGCCGACGGACTTTTGACGTGGGGGCACCTATCCCGGGTGGTTCCAGTTCATGAACGGAAATACGCCGTACGCCGGGCTGCCGGAGACGACGAACGCCGGTCAGCGCATGCCCGAAGAGATGCCCGAACTCACGGCGGACCAGCGCCGGACGCTTCGTGCGGACCTCTCAGCGATCACCCGCCGCGTCCGCGAGTACCTGCCCGACGAGTACGCCGTCGGCGCGGAGGTCAGTCAGGGTCAGGGCGGCCCCGAGGCGATGGTCGCGGTCCAGCCACCCATCGGCCACCCGATCAGCGCCGGCTTCCAGCCCGACCTCGAGAGCGAGGAGTACATCTCGGAGGACGACCGCGAGGAGGTCGCCCGCGGTCTGGCCGCGAGCGCCGCCCTTCAGGTCAAACACGCGATAAACGACGACGTCTCGCCGACCGCTCGGTAGCCCCGATTTCGAGGCGGCTCCGCCCTCACTTCCCCCAGAAGGGGTCCCGACGGCGCTGTTTGTCGAGGTACATCTGGAGAACCTCGCGTTCGTCGGCCGGGATGTCCTCGGTGAGTTCCTGTTCGAGGATCTTCGCGTGTTTCTCGGGGATCTCGATCCAGAGTTCGTCGCCCTCCTCGATCTGTCTGCCGACCGTCGGCCCGTCGATGGCGACGCTGACGCGTTTGCCCTGTCGGGCCTCCGCGACGTCCTCGCCCTGTTCCTGGATGCCCTTGATCCGTCCCACACGCGTGGGTTCGTTGCCCTCGAACTTCGCGACCTGGGCGTTGTTTCTCACGGTGCCGCCGAGCACTTCGACGCCCACCACGGCGGGGTTGTTCTGGCGGAACGTGTGGTCCATGAGCAGTTGGAACCGTCCCGGTCGGGTGATGTTCTCGAGGATCGTCTCCTGCTGGGCGCGCTTCGAGTCCTCGACGTACTCGTCGTACTCCTCGACGAGCTGGTAGATCACGTCGTCGCGAAAGACCCGGACCTCGCTCTCGTCGGCGTGGCGTTTCGCGTCGCCCAGCACCTCGACGTTGAACCCGAGGATCGCCCGGTGGATCGGCTCGTCGGCGGTGCTCGCGACCGAAACGTCCCGCGGCGCGATGTCGCCCACTTCGGCGCGCATGATCGGGATCTCGGCCTCCGCCAGCGCGTTCGCCATCGCCTCGAGACTGCCGAGGGTGTCGGCCTTGACGACGACGCCCTCCTCCTCGGTCTCGACCTCGACCTCCGCGAGTTCGGCCTCGACCTCCGCGATCACGTCGTCGATCTCGCGGTCGCGTACCACGCGGACGGGCGCGCCGGCCATCGCCTCCTCGAGGTCGGGCGCGGCGATCTTCAGGCCCGCCGCCGCTCCCACCTCGTCGACGCGGTCGAACCGGCTCTCGGCCCGAATCTCGGCCAGCGGGCGGGGCTGGAGCAGCGCGCGCACGTCCGTGACGATCGGCTCGTGCGTGCCGCCGACGACGATGGTCTCGTCCTCCCTGACGGTGCCGTCGTAGAGCACCACGTCGACGGTCGCCCCGAAGCCCTTCTCGTCTTTGACCTCCAGCACCGTGCCCGCGCCGGGCCCCGAGACGTCGATCTCCATGGCCTCTTTCATGTACCGCTGGGAGAGGCCCATGAGGACGGTCAACAGGTCGGGGATGCCCTCGCCGGTCATCGCGCTGACGGGGACGACCCCGACGTTCTTCTGGAAGTCCTGCACCCGCCAGTAGAGATCGGCGGAGAAGCCGTGATCCGAGAGTTCGCCGATGAGTTCGTAGAGGCGCTCGTCGAGTCGCGAGCGCGCCCGGTCGCTCTGGGCCTCGTAGGTCCGCTGGACGGGGCTGTCCTCGCGGGGGTTCCAGCCCGCGACCGTGTCGATCTTGTTCGCGGCGACGACGAAGGGCGTCGAGGAGTCCTGCAGGATGGTGATCGCCTCGATCGTCTGGGGCTGGAAGCCGTCGGTGACGTCGACGACGAGGATCGCGATGTCCGCGAGCGCGCCGCCGCGCGAACGGAGGGTGGTAAACGAGTGGTGGCCCGGCGTGTCGATGAACAGGAGCCCCGGAAGGTCGAAGTCGTCGGGGTCGACGAGGCTGCCCGCGACCCGCGAGACCGTCTCCAGAGGAACGGCCGTCGCCCCGA contains the following coding sequences:
- a CDS encoding pyruvoyl-dependent arginine decarboxylase gives rise to the protein MDIRIVRGGATAPTEMASYDAALAGANVHNYNLTHVSSVIPADASVEFVDAAPDLGPVGTGLTVVEARAMSSERPVSAALAWARSEEGPGLFYEAAGEGSTDRARERAERGLEAGMALREWTFRDPEAVTAHAEPDGGYATAVVLAVYGRGRPIR
- the infB gene encoding translation initiation factor IF-2, whose amino-acid sequence is MSDTDTTRTSSGLRTPIVAVLGHVDHGKTSLLDKIRGSAVIEGEAGAITQHIGATAVPLETVSRVAGSLVDPDDFDLPGLLFIDTPGHHSFTTLRSRGGALADIAILVVDVTDGFQPQTIEAITILQDSSTPFVVAANKIDTVAGWNPREDSPVQRTYEAQSDRARSRLDERLYELIGELSDHGFSADLYWRVQDFQKNVGVVPVSAMTGEGIPDLLTVLMGLSQRYMKEAMEIDVSGPGAGTVLEVKDEKGFGATVDVVLYDGTVREDETIVVGGTHEPIVTDVRALLQPRPLAEIRAESRFDRVDEVGAAAGLKIAAPDLEEAMAGAPVRVVRDREIDDVIAEVEAELAEVEVETEEEGVVVKADTLGSLEAMANALAEAEIPIMRAEVGDIAPRDVSVASTADEPIHRAILGFNVEVLGDAKRHADESEVRVFRDDVIYQLVEEYDEYVEDSKRAQQETILENITRPGRFQLLMDHTFRQNNPAVVGVEVLGGTVRNNAQVAKFEGNEPTRVGRIKGIQEQGEDVAEARQGKRVSVAIDGPTVGRQIEEGDELWIEIPEKHAKILEQELTEDIPADEREVLQMYLDKQRRRDPFWGK
- a CDS encoding M28 family metallopeptidase; protein product: MTELDTLLGRAWHDDSAWELLTRLTELPERMGGHPGERRAAEHVADAFEDGGVEGVEIEEFEMWRWDRGRAALAVTDPVERSFETLALPYSPAGEVSAELVDVGYGTPGEIEDADVAGKIAVASTTTPPEMGRFVHRMEKFGHAVAAGAEAFVFANHVPGQLPPTGALRFNGEAAAPGVGVSKETGAWLTDYAERGGRAKLSVEASTEEGTSQNVHGTLGEGGEEIVLVGHYDAHDIAEGALDNGCGISVVAGAARLLSEMDLDCRVRVAGVGCEEVGLMGADALAESLPLDSVRAVVNVDGAGRFRNLKAYTHGSERIEDLVRGVCGEWGQPVSFSRDPHPYSDHWPFLQRGVPALQLHSERARPAGGVRGRGWGHTHADTREKVDPRNLREHAMLAALLVRELTEIEVPRIDESELRERLEESDAEAGMRAAEVWPDHWE
- a CDS encoding proteasome-activating nucleotidase, whose protein sequence is MAHSPSVPDRPRLDIDSEMPEGEQLAALREHYVDLVRINDQLEERIEDATDRRETLHDRVDSLERENGALKTASLYVATVEEFTEDGAIIKQHGTNQEVLTEVDPALAEGLDAGDRVAVNDSFGVETALDVETDARAQAMTVDRSPEVSYADIGGIDEQIREVREAVEDPLTNPEQFAEVGIDPPGGVLLHGPPGTGKTMLAKAVANETDATFIKMAGSELVQKFIGEGSRLVRDLFELAREHEPAIVFIDEIDAIAATRTESKTSGDAEVQRTMMQLLSEMDGFDERGEIRIIAATNRFDMLDRAILRPGRFDRLIEVPEPDAEGRERIVEIHTAEMNVADGVDFEALAADTDGFSGAELASLCTEAGMFAVRDDRTEVTNEDFEEALRKVATDAENDTRYYVY
- the pepF gene encoding oligoendopeptidase F, with amino-acid sequence MSSVPERGQIPEEYTWDLESIYASDDDWEAAYEAIEDRIPDLEAYEGRITEDGETLYDLLSLREEVMRELSQVAAYARMRRDEDTRNQEYQALTARAQSLASEASSAASFVEPELQELSEGELDALIAEEPALEEYDHYFDDVLRMKPHTRSAEIEGLLAELGEVTGASGEIYNMLSNADLEFPVVERDGEAVEITQANFTRLQKNLDREFRREVYEGFYDTWEDVRNTVGAAYKNSVKADVKLARARDYGTAREAAMDGPNIPVEVYDNLVETVHDHLDTLHRHVDLKREALGVEELRMWDVYMPVAEGESPDVEYDEAANHVVEAVAPLGEEYQSRVAEGLDSRWVDVYENVGKQAGAYSGGTYDTQPFILMNYQDDIPSMYTLAHELGHSLHSQLTSEHQPYVYSGYEIFVAEVASTVNEALLTHHLLDTVEDEAFRLHVLNEYLERFRSTLYRQTMFAEFEHRAHEIEEEGGALTPDALDDLYGDLKAEFYEPAVVDDRIAREWMRIPHFYRAYYVYQYATGISAAVALSKRILEDGEPAAADYREFLRSGSTEYPLELLEVAGIDMRSPEPISEALSVYDEYLGEMDSLL
- a CDS encoding DUF5811 family protein is translated as MNGNTPYAGLPETTNAGQRMPEEMPELTADQRRTLRADLSAITRRVREYLPDEYAVGAEVSQGQGGPEAMVAVQPPIGHPISAGFQPDLESEEYISEDDREEVARGLAASAALQVKHAINDDVSPTAR